DNA from Archaeoglobus veneficus SNP6:
TTGAGGGTCTGGTGTTGCAAATTCAGTAGTTTTTACTGTAATCACCAAATCAAATTGCGAAAACTATATCTAATATTATGTTTGCTTCCATCGTAAGAAAATGCCAGATAAAGGAATTTGGATCATATTTGAGGGAAGGGCAGTTAGGGCAGGAAGAATAGAAGTACTAAGGCTTGCAGAGGTCCTATCAAATTTTCAGAGATTCGTTTTTGATTATGGGCGAGCTCGTGGCGTCCAAAGAAGGGAATATCTCAAAGTGTATTTCTCAGAGGTTGAGAAAGGAAGCATCAAAATTAAGCTAATGCCTAAACCATCACTATACCCAATACCAGTTCAAGCGGTCGAGTTCATAGATAGGTTGAAGGACAATATCGACGACATAGAGGAAGCAAAAGAGATTGTTAAATCGGAATTTAAAGATAAAACAGATTTGATAATAAGGGGGCTAACAAAAGTTGAGGCTTTTTGGTCGAGGGAAGACATTACAGTAGCGTTGGGTGTGGGGGACGGAAAACCAGAGCGAATTGTAAAGTTAGATCCAGAAAATAGGGAGGAAATAAACACACTTCTTAAAGAATTCATGAAGCAGTATGCCCGCACTATTACGGGGGCAATAGTTGAATGGAAGTTCTACGGTAACAACAGGCATTTTGAAATAATCACACCGTATGGTGAAAGAGTTAGATGTTACTACAACTACATGGAGAGACCAGAGTTTGAGGACTTAATCTACGAGAATACAAAAAAACCAGTAGAGGTAGTAGGATTTATTAAAGAAAGAGGAAAGAGAAAAAAGGTCGAAGACGTTCTGGAGATAAGACCATGGAAAAAGATGCTTACAGGGCAGTTTGCAGGATATAAGCTCAAAAAGCCAATACCTCTTAAAGTGGAATACGATAACTTTGATAATATATGGTGTCTTTATAATGATGAGTTAGAGCTGTATGGTTGCGGAGAGAACATTGAGAGAGCTGAGAGAGACTTAGAAGTCGTTTTTAGTTGTTTAATCGAAGAATATGCAAAGGAGGTAGATGAAGTTCTTTCTGATAAGGCCCTTGAACTTAAAAGAAAGCTTCTCGAATATGTGGAGGTTTAAGGGATGTCAAAGACGTTAAAGGCTAATAAAGTGAGAAAGGCACTTGTGAAAAAGGGATTCAAGGAGAAAAAATCAAGACACTTGAAATTTACACTACATATCAATGGTAAAAAACAAAGGATCTGGACTGTAATGAGTCACTCTAGAAAAGATATACCCATATGGCTACAAAAGAGGATGATGAAACAGTTAAAATTTGAAGCTGAAGAAGATTTTTACAACTTTGTTGAGTGTCCAATGAGTTATGAAGATTATGTAAGTTACTTGGAAAAAAGAGGTTATCTTTGACTACGAAAGCAGGATGTGTTCTATCCTATATATTTTAGAAAACTTTATTTATGTAACAACCCTAAATCCAATCCATGCTGAAAAATCTGGCTACATGCTGGATTTTACTGACGGCAATGCTCTTTCTGCTGACTCCCGCCTCTGCCCAAGGTGCGTTGAAGATCTCAGCCCCATCAGAAGCCTACGTTGGCGATCCCGTTGAGATCACTGTTACTGACCTCTTCGGCAATCCTGTTGAGGATGTTACTGTTTACGTTAACGCTCAGGAGATAGGAAAAACGGACTCCAACGGGAAAATAACCTACACGTTCGACAGCGAGGGTATTTACATCCTCACGGCGACGAAGCTCGGCTATTTGCCTGCCGCGAGCGTCAGCATCAGCGTCGAAGCTCAGAGTACGACTCCCGAAGAAACGCAGACGGAGACTCCCGTTACCACACCAGAACAAGAGATAGAAGTGCTGGAAGGAGCCGTAATTCCAGTTTCGATCGTGAGTGACAGCGTCGTATTTCAGTTCGAGAGTGCTACAAGGCAGAAGTTCAGTGTTAGCCCCACGGCGTTCTTCACCGACGGCAGAACGAACGCCGTCCTTATCGGTGACATTTCAGACAGTGGATGCTACAGGATTGAGGGCGTGGTCAAGGGGGAGGTCAACGTAAACGGCAAGAACTGGAAAGTTATCTCGGTTGAAGATTACGAGAAGCTGAGTACTCAAAGCGTAAGTCTTGAGACTCTAAAGGAGAGAGCGAGCGATTACGTTGCCAAAGAGGTTATCGTCAACGCGTATCTGAGGGAGACACCGTTTGAGGTTGGATATGCATACGTGCCTGGGGTGGACGTCTACCCCGGTAGCCTGA
Protein-coding regions in this window:
- a CDS encoding type II toxin-antitoxin system HicA family toxin, whose amino-acid sequence is MSKTLKANKVRKALVKKGFKEKKSRHLKFTLHINGKKQRIWTVMSHSRKDIPIWLQKRMMKQLKFEAEEDFYNFVECPMSYEDYVSYLEKRGYL